The following proteins are encoded in a genomic region of Magallana gigas chromosome 1, xbMagGiga1.1, whole genome shotgun sequence:
- the LOC105319652 gene encoding perlucin-like protein, producing the protein MKLEIFCLFVLATAANTERACDNGWLPYKNHCYWFSPSPDTFHYAVIICSEKGSKLLEIKDAREEKWVLLQSRIRGYSLVWIGLTDVVDDGQYVFLSSGLTSRYSNWDKGEPGGGTIENCVGLQTKGRKWHDYLCTNKFFYVCKKPAKHFV; encoded by the exons ATGAAGCTCGAAATTTTTTGTCTCTTTGTTCTAGCAACTGCCGCAAACACAGAACGTG CTTGTGATAACGGATGGTTACCCTACAAAAATCATTGCTATTGGTTTTCACCAAGTCCCGATACTTTTCATTACGCAGTG ATTATTTGCTCCGAAAAAGGTTCAAAATTGCTTGAAATAAAGGACGCAAGGGAAGAAAAGTGGGTGTTGCTACAAAGTCGAATACGCG gTTATTCACTAGTGTGGATTGGCCTTACTGATGTGGTAGATGACGGTCAATACGTGTTTCTATCAAGTGGCTTGACATCGCGATATTCAAACTGGGATAAAGGGGAACCAGGCGGCGGTACGATAGAGAACTGTGTTGGCCTACAAACGAAAGGGCGGAAGTGGCACGACTATTTGTGCACCAATAAATTTTTCTATGTTTGTAAAAAACCTGCAAAGCACTTTGTGTGA